ttccaaacgtggtcttacacgaaaacacatatcgaaaatcctatgtcgtGGCATATATaataactatttctaaggtttgtATGGGACTTTCAGACGTCGTAATTCTGTCGGAACAAATTCGTAAAAATAGTTCCCTatcatatacacattcggctaacaacatatataattcatgtaATTCGTTTCAACATAATGagctcatatttatttaaaataaacaacatctatttgcttataaacttacctcagacgatgaaAATCGAAACGGGACGGCTAAtcaacaactttagttttcccccaatccaaatctgatttctttggttcttgatctaaacatattcaaattaatctcattcaaacatattttcattcattttattccaaaaacacataaatgggaaaattacaattttacccctgacattttacactttttacaattcagtccaaattgcacaaaacacaaaacatgcaaaatttgcacatacCATGTTTAGGCCAAATGTTCCatgtattcatacaagtccatatatttcatttatttcacattttagtccctcaatttattattttttcaatttagtcctaattactcaaaatcaacaaaaattccaataaaaacatatcaatccaaaacatatcttacataattcatcaattaacatcacaaaactcaaatattcatcaatcggataactcaaaatattcatcaaaaccagaaattcaagcatgagctttgtacattacactacaacgatatcaaaaacgtaaaaattatcaaaaaccgagctagttacataccttggtTAAGCTCcaacaatggccgaaccctaagctatgtttctttctttcctttttatttttgggtCATGAGATAATAAATGAACTAATggcttttaattatgttataatataacatatattaacatattatctaatttacatatttaacctttattataaaatatgaaaccattATAACATAAGGTTTCAACCGTCCATCCCATatattaatggtctatttgcaacTTCAATGCCTCCATTTAAAAATACAACAACAATTCAGCCCttacacattaaactatcaagtttttattttacgcgattaagcccttttacttaatcgggcactcaaacgacaaaattaaatcacgaaaattttacacaaataaattcacacaaaataagaacagaaaataattttaaaatatttttttgactcaaattcatGGTCATGAAACTACAGTTCCGAATAGGATCTAAattgagttgttacaactctcccccttagggattttcatccctgaaaatcttatcggtgaatAGGGTcagataacgttctttcattgcatcctctAGCTCTCACGTTGcctcttcaactccgtgtttatgccatagtactttcactaacggaattttcttgtTTCGTAATTCTTTAACTTTGTGAGTTAGAATACGAATCGGTcattcctcatatgtcatatcagacttaatctcaatctctgacgaATTAATCACATTtgagggatcagatcgatatctacgaagcatcaaaacatgaaatacattatggatcttttctaactcaggtggcaacaacagtctataagcaaccggcctgatacgctctataatctcatatagcccaataaatctcagactcaatttgcccttacgactgaatttgagtattttcttccatggtgagactttcaaaaatactttttccctaatctgaaactctatatcttttcatttcaagttcgcatatgatttctgacgatctgctgccattttcaaacttttacggatcacttttactttctgctcagtctctctgatcaaatcgaccccgtgtatcttgttttcactgagctcggtccaatataatggtgtacgacatttacgaccatacaaagcctcataaggtgccattttgatactcgattgaaagctattattgtatgcaaattcaataagaggtaagtatcattcccatgtaccttcgaactcgagaatgcaacatctcaacacaTCCTCAAGTATCTAGATGATttgttcggattgaccatctgtttgtagATGGAATGTAGTGTTCATATGTAATTTCATACCTagagcatcttgtagtttcttccaaatccgcgatgtaaacctcggatctctatccgaaacaatagaaatacgtactccgtgcaacctcacaatctgagaaacatacaattcagctagtttgtCAAGGGAGTAATATGTACGAActggaacaaaatgagccgatttagtcaatctatccacaataacccagattgtatCTTTCTTGCTTGGGGTTATcagtaaaccggatacaaaatccatcatgactctgtcccatttccacttaggtatcatgatcggttgaagcaacctagaaggtacctgatgctcggattttacttgctgacagagaaaacatttcgaaacaaagttagaaatgtctcgtttcataccatgccatcagtaaagttgtttcagatcattatacattttcgtgctactcgggtgaacagataaccgactgctatgagctttgttgaaaatcatttgaattaattctGGATTTCTCGGAGCACATATTTggtttctgaacctcaaacaatcttcAACATCAACTCGAATCTCTGAATCAACATTCGAATCACATTGAACCCGttttgctaacaaatcattatcaactttctgagcattacaaatttgttgaatgaataatggtattacttttaattcagctattatcgaaccatcatcagacatagccatatgcgtattcattgcacgcaaagcaaacaatgattttcggcttagagcatcagcaataacattagcctttcttgggtggtagtcaatgacaagctcgtagtcttttaatagctctaaccatcgacattatctcaaattcagatctttctgagtcatcaaatatttcatgcttttgtgatcagaataaacatgacatttctcactgaacaaaTAGTGatgccatatcttcaatgcaaacataaTAGCTGCTAATTctagatcgtgtgtcggatagttcttttcatgtggctttaactgtctcaaggcataagctataactttgccttcctgcattaaaatacagcccaaaccatttaaacatgcgtcactatagataacaaattctttacccggttctagctgaactagcactggagctacggtcaaaagggctttcaactgattaaaacttttctagcacttttctgaccactcaaacttaacatctttctgtaatagcttcgtcatcggggttgcaatcatagagaaacctttcatgaaccgtctatagtaaccagcaagtcctagaaaacttcggactttagaaacatttattggaggtttccaatcaagtatagctaaaattttactcggatcaacctggATACCTGATGTTgacacaacatgtcccagaaaactaactttacgtaaccaaaactcgcatttactaaacttcgcatacaactgtttaccTCGcagagtctgtaacacaagtctcagatgttctgCATGCTCGATTTCATCATaggaatagaccaaaatgtcatctatgaacacaaccaaaaatcgatccaaatactgtctgaagatccagttcatcaaatccatgtgcattagtaagtccgaaaagcataaccaaaaactcatagtgttcgtacctcattcggaaagcagtctttggcacattggagtctttaactcgcaactgatagtaacctgatctcaaatctatttttgaaaaaattgtagCCCTTTTCAGCTGATCGAATAGGTCGTCAATCCGTGGCAAcgtatatttattctttatagtcacatttttaagctgtctatagtcgatacacattctcatagtttcgtctttctttttcacaaataaaactggtgcaccctagggagagaaacccggtcgcgcgaaacctctatctgtcaacttttgcaactgagttttcaattcttttaattcaataggtgccattctgtacagagctatcaATATCAGAGTCgtccccggtactaactcaataccaaactctacctctcgaataggtggcaaacccgacaattctccaagaaacacatccggatactcacatacaattgatattgattcaatctttctttcggccactttactatcaagaacatatgcaaagtaagcttcacaaccctttctcacatacttttaagctaacatcgaagatatcactgctagtaaaccattcagatcattagattcaatccaaatAATCCCATCATTCTGGCATCGTAAATTAATaatctttcttttgcaatttatgacagcatcgtgcaaagtcaaccaatccatacccagaattatatcgaactcatcgaatgacaacaacatcaaatcagccaaaaaacacgaatctcgaatcatcaaaggacaattcttacacactttatcaacaataACACACCAGCCCAAAGGATTCAATACTCTAATCAaaaactcaatagactcaacaggaaaagtcttactgaatactaaagtctcacacacataagaatgagtcaaaccaggatcaatcaatgcaattacactagtatcataaagagtgaatgtaccagtaataacatatggggatgaagcctcctcgcgtgtgcgtatagcataagctctggcaagTACGCTAGCCTCAGATCGAACTATGgtgtctttagtccctctctaactgctactcacattacccatATTTCTGGGCGGTCTACTTCGAGCTGTCATGTTACTAGGTCTCACATTCTGTATTATGTTTTGTTCAGCtaactcagggcattcacgaaCGAAATGATctgtcgatccacatttaaaacaggtcCTATCATGCAATAGATAAGTgtcgggatgtcgtttaccacaatgtttacactcaggttgatTCGATCTAACATTACCAatactagctactgaggtagctcttgAGCTCATAGGAGGTCTATCTCGATCACGTCTCGTATAACCCGTAGTAGCCTTTGAACAGCTagaatcatctcgaaacttctttgatgccaactgaaatgacttactcgataATATCTTATGGAATCCCCGACCCATGAACATTTTAGCTTAGTATCCATATTGTAAACGGCTGGCCTATCCAGCAAGTTCAGCCAAATCATCTAAAGCACCTCCAAACACTTATTCATGGTCCACACTTTTGGTCTTCATTACATCCAACCTGGGCCTTTTCTTCCCATCGGTCTAATCCATTAGTAAGCCCTCTTACTGATGACAAAAAACACATTTATCTTTTCCAACTTGTGTCGGGCCCATGAATGAACCCCTagaattttgaaaaagttttaccCCCTAAATTTAGGCCAGGATTAGCTCAAACCTTATCAAAAAAGGAAAGATTAATATTATTTCCTTTTATACTGCCAAAATCTTTATCAGTTCCATGGAATCAATTGAAGGTATCTCTACCACCTCTTTCAACTAGATGCTTGGTGCCATCACCGCTCGTCTTGGCATTACCTTATCGACCAATCCCATTCCATAAGTAGATTCTAAGCACCTTGAGAAATTCGTAAAGGCAATAGCTCTCACTATGGCTAAGTCTCccacacaaaaaataaaatagggataATCTCTCATACATAAAATAAGCATAAACAAATTGGTCTGTCGAAATATAAATCTTCTTCCTCCTTTTTAATGGTTGACAAACATCCAGTGGCACTCTAATACACATATAATTCCGTAAACCCCGTGTTATAGCCTTAGCATCATAATCAATAAACTTACCGAGAAAACCTTCAAATTGCTTTGCCATGGTCTCATTGAATAAGCCATTGGAAATATCATGAATTTGTATAAAAAATCCACGGAAAAAAGTTGTACATGTAGAGGGTCTTCTCCTTCTAACAAACGATGAAACACTAGTAGTTGGTTGTTAAAAGTCCATGGTCCACCCTCAATCACCCTAGTGAGATTGATCTCAtaaaagaatttgaaaaggaATCTCTTTTTCCCTATATATGATATTGCCACCCCTCTTAGTGGGTGCAAAAGATTTGCCAACATGTTCCTCATGGCTTGGAAATGAACTACACTCATAGTTCGGAAGCATCCTACCAAACATAGATCATACTATCAAGAACTGACATTCCTTTCCACCAGCACTCTCCAAAGAGCCTCATCCTCAATCTTCATACTTGTCAGCGACTCTTCCATAGTAGATTTGAAATCGATCAACTTCTAAAAGGAAAAACACAAAACAACACTCCAACTACTGATACACATCTGGAGAAGCACCAAATAAAATGACAAACCAAAGCAAACAACAAAAGCAAAACGTGATATTAAAGCAGACACCCAAACGGGTTATCAAAGCAAACTATGCTTCCTAATATGTTCAAATTAGTTTCTCTAATTTTTGGATAGATTATAAATAAATAGGttgattataatataaatatattataatctaATAGATAAtagattatttatttaaattatgttaataaacAAAACGAATGTTATTGttggtttaaaaaaaaaaagaaagaaagaaagaaagagaaaataaaaatgtttaaaatattctCCTACGGACTTAATTCCTAAAATGTCTGGTTAAGATTTAAGACAGGATAATTAGGAAGGCAAAACGAGGAAAATGAGGGAGGAGAGATTAATGAAAAGATAGGTAGCTGCCTGAACATCAAATTCCGGTACTCGGTAAAAACAACAACACAGCGACACACTGAATATGAAGCATCATCCTTCCTCACTTCTTGTTTATTAATTACTCAGATAACCAACCCCACTCTTTCCATCCTCCTTTATACCATTAACTGACAATCAAATTCTACCAAAATCCCTAGAACAATTCACCCCTTTTACCTTCCTTCTTATTTTCTTTTGGTGATGGCTTCTACCACCGTCACGTTGTCCCCCAGCTCTCCCCAGCTCCGTCTGGCTCTGCGTTGCAGGAATTCCGTCGAACCACGCGCGCTTCTCGTCGGGGCGTGGACGACCAACCTCGATTCTCATCGTCGTCTTCGCCTGCTCTCTCTCACACGAAGCAGGAGTCAGAGACTGGAACGACGTCATAACGGTGCTTTTCGGATTGTGGCCGACTCCACAGCTGGCGCGGGGGCGGATGCCTTTTCTGGATGGTCCGATTCGGAACATGTTGAAGACTCCGTAGACTCGAGACGGAGCGGATGGTTCGGAGGTATAAATTTATGATACATTTGTTACTCTGCATCTAACGAAAATGTCATTACTATTTTTCTTGATTGAATTTTGTGCTATTTTGTTTTCAAGAGTTAgttgaaaataataaaagttttatCTAACTATTTTTGTTGATCAAAAGgcaaaaggatgaaattttatgttaatatattttgaatCTGGTTTTACAATATCAAATTATGGTGCGttgctctgttttttttttctttttttttgttatcattattagtAGATTTATCCCTTCCCCGCTATAATTTGCTTAAGCTTATGATTTATGTTTTTCTAACGCTAAATTACTTTTTAGCATCTGCCAATCAGAGGTATTCCTTTGAAATGAAGCAGATATGCATAAGATGATAATGGCGAATAGAATTGGGCTCTTCTTCATCTCTTCTATTTTCATGGTTGTCAAAGAATGCTTGGGCAATGACTTGGGTTGGGGATGTTCTAATTATTCTTAAAGGGGTTTAAATTAAAATAGTTGGTCCCTTTATCATGGACTAATAACAAGTCGTAAGTAGTTTGCTTTCAGGAATTATAAGAGCTGGATCAGTTGGACTTGTTCTGGTAGCTGGGCTTTCCTTTGCAGCAATGTCCATTGGTAACCAAAGCACTGCTAGTAAGTGGTCTCTTTTGACTACAGCACGTTCTATTTTATCATGTTCTTgtatcatttgcatgctattaCCTTTTTTCGTTTGTGTGTTTATTAGGTATTATAGATCAAATTGGCCTGAGTGGTGGTGATGAAAGATTGTAATCTGTTGACTGCAGGGACAAAACAACAGTTGGAACCGCTAACAGCTCTACAGGAAGTTTTATTGGCCTCTGATAATGAGACTGATAAGTCTGAGGAGAATGAAAGCAAGAAAGGTATACGTAAGGATCTTTTGTCACCTTCAGAATTTAATGCCACTTCTACTGATAATAAACTTGAAAATGACAATGGTTCGTACTTAGTAGACGGTTACATATATAATGGCAATGTTGCCGCTAACACTGCTCCAATTCAAGAAGACTTGCAAAATGTTTCAGCTTTGGATGGAATGCCAATTGGCACAGGCTTAACTCCAATATCACCTAAATTGCCTGAATCTGAAGTTGCTGGTGGGCCTATTTTCGCACCAAGCCTTAGAAAGTCAGAAAGCAACCTTGATATTGGTTCACCTGAGGCAACTTCAGAAACTAAAGAAAATTTGTTTAATGTCAAAGAAACTATAGATACTAATTTGTCTGACCCAATAAACCTAAACAATGATATCGATGAGGGAAAGCTTGGATCACAAGGAAAAGAGAATTGTAATACCTCAGTGGATTCTTCTTCTAGTTCTAGTCTAACCAATGAGGCTGTGACTTTGAACTTCTCAGTTAGTTCCAAGTTTGAACCAATTTTAGAACCTCATTCTTTACCCATAGACAATGTGAAAACCATAGAATCATTTCCATCTGAAGGAAACCTTGAGGTGAACAACTTAAATGAGAGTATGCCATCTGAAATAACCTCTATGTCAGCACCAGCTCATCCCCAAGATGAGCAAAAGGAAATTGATTATAAAGAGATAAATGATAGCAAACCAGTTTTGGAATCTCCAATTCCAAGGAGTTCCTTCTCCCCTGCCGGTATACCTGCTCCATCTGTAGTTTCTGCAGCTCTACAGGTGCATCCAGGAAAGGTTCTCATTCCTGCAGTTGTTGATCAGGTTCAGGGGCAGGCACTTGCGGCCCTTCAAGTTTTGAAGGTGTTTCTTTCTCACTGATATATTGAAACAATTACAGTATAAGCTCTGCAGATAAGATGAGGACCTGCAAGTTGCAACCTATTGATCAAATATCTGAATCTTTCCAGGTCATTGAGGCTGATGCTCAACCTAGCGGTCTTTGCACACGCCGTGAGTATGCTCGATGGTTAGTGTCTGCAAGTGGTGTTCTTTCGAGGTAACAGGTCCCTTCCTAATTAGTCCCATGTATGGCAGTATGTTGGCATTGGGAAATTAGCATCTTAGTTAGCAATTTTAAATAGGGAAAAGAAAACTTGCAATCCCTTTTTTGTTGCTTGCAGGAATTCAGTATCAAAAGTTTATCCTGCAATGTATATTGAGAATGTTACTGAACTTGCATTTGATGACATCACACCTGAAGACCCTGATTTTTCATCCATTCAAGGTGAGAATAGGATTTTATATTCTTGGCAATGATATTTCATATTTGTTGGGTAACTTTATTTTTGTTGTAATCATTGTTGTTAATGGAGTTGGTTATTCAGGCTTAGCGGAGGCTGGACTTATCTCAAGCACTCTTTCAAATAAAGATCTGCTTAATGACGATCTAGGCCCATTTTACTTTTCTCCTGAAAGGTTTTTACTGTTCACACATTGAACTTGCAATATAAGTCTCCAATACAATTCTTGCCATTACTTTTTTGCCCTAAACTTCTGCATGGCCTTTTGTTCTATATCTAAAGAATGGTTCCCGTTTCCCAAAGTCGTGGTTAACCCATTTCATTTAATTGAAGTAAAATGCTCTTAAAAGATGTGCAAAAAAGCCTGATATATAACTTTCTGACTTAGCCTTAATAAAATCTGGAATGATGTGAATGAAAATTGCATTGCGGTTTTGCATTGCAGTTTTGCTTTTCAGTCTGTTGCTTTATTTGAGGATACGAGCCTGCATTACTTCTGGGTTTCTATTGTCTTTTCATTTCCtcatttccttcttttttttatgCTCCAGTCCACTATCACGCCAGGATCTTGTGAGTTGGAAAATGGCCCTGGAGAAAAGACAACTTCCGGAAGCCGACAAAAAGGTTGGCTATGCTTGAGTTTTGTTTATTTGTCCATTTTATCTTCTTTGTTGTACGTAGTAGTGAGTATATTTGGTATTAATTTTACCTTGTGGCCATGTATAGATCCTCTACCAAATTTCTGGTTTTATAGACATAGCTAAGATAAATCCAGATGCATGGCCTGCAGTTGTGGCTGATGTGTCTGCTGGAGAACAAGGAATAATAGCACTTGCTTTTGGTAAGTTTTGTTTGAATTACAATTTCTTTC
This window of the Gossypium hirsutum isolate 1008001.06 chromosome A09, Gossypium_hirsutum_v2.1, whole genome shotgun sequence genome carries:
- the LOC107901788 gene encoding plectin isoform X5: MASTTVTLSPSSPQLRLALRCRNSVEPRALLVGAWTTNLDSHRRLRLLSLTRSRSQRLERRHNGAFRIVADSTAGAGADAFSGWSDSEHVEDSVDSRRSGWFGGIIRAGSVGLVLVAGLSFAAMSIGNQSTARTKQQLEPLTALQEVLLASDNETDKSEENESKKALQVHPGKVLIPAVVDQVQGQALAALQVLKVIEADAQPSGLCTRREYARWLVSASGVLSRNSVSKVYPAMYIENVTELAFDDITPEDPDFSSIQGLAEAGLISSTLSNKDLLNDDLGPFYFSPESPLSRQDLVSWKMALEKRQLPEADKKILYQISGFIDIAKINPDAWPAVVADVSAGEQGIIALAFGCTRLFQPNKPVTKAQVAVALATGEAFDLVNEELARIEAESMAEKAVSAHNALVAEVEKDVNASFEKELLIEKEKIDAVEKMAEETMHELERLRAEREAQNMALMKDRAAIDSEMEVLSRLRREVEEQLESLMNNKVEISYEKEVINKLRKETEDESQEVVRLQHELEVERKALSMARAWAEDEAKRAREQAKALEEARDRWERQGIKVVVDKDLQEETIAKVTWVNVGKKVEDEVEGTVTRSEALVKKLKALASEVKGKTREFIGKIIQKIQYFISMLKEWASIASAKAGVLKDRAALSTRGSVQELQQSTAGFSLALKEGAKRVAGDCREGVGKLTQRFRT
- the LOC107901788 gene encoding uncharacterized protein isoform X3, producing MKDCNLLTAGTKQQLEPLTALQEVLLASDNETDKSEENESKKGIRKDLLSPSEFNATSTDNKLENDNGSYLVDGYIYNGNVAANTAPIQEDLQNVSALDGMPIGTGLTPISPKLPESEVAGGPIFAPSLRKSESNLDIGSPEATSETKENLFNVKETIDTNLSDPINLNNDIDEGKLGSQGKENCNTSVDSSSSSSLTNEAVTLNFSVSSKFEPILEPHSLPIDNVKTIESFPSEGNLEVNNLNESMPSEITSMSAPAHPQDEQKEIDYKEINDSKPVLESPIPRSSFSPAGIPAPSVVSAALQVHPGKVLIPAVVDQVQGQALAALQVLKVIEADAQPSGLCTRREYARWLVSASGVLSRNSVSKVYPAMYIENVTELAFDDITPEDPDFSSIQGLAEAGLISSTLSNKDLLNDDLGPFYFSPESPLSRQDLVSWKMALEKRQLPEADKKILYQISGFIDIAKINPDAWPAVVADVSAGEQGIIALAFGCTRLFQPNKPVTKAQVAVALATGEAFDLVNEELARIEAESMAEKAVSAHNALVAEVEKDVNASFEKELLIEKEKIDAVEKMAEETMHELERLRAEREAQNMALMKDRAAIDSEMEVLSRLRREVEEQLESLMNNKVEISYEKEVINKLRKETEDESQEVVRLQHELEVERKALSMARAWAEDEAKRAREQAKALEEARDRWERQGIKVVVDKDLQEETIAKVTWVNVGKKVEDEVEGTVTRSEALVKKLKALASEVKGKTREFIGKIIQKIQYFISMLKEWASIASAKAGVLKDRAALSTRGSVQELQQSTAGFSLALKEGAKRVAGDCREGVGKLTQRFRT
- the LOC107901788 gene encoding uncharacterized protein isoform X4, translated to MASTTVTLSPSSPQLRLALRCRNSVEPRALLVGAWTTNLDSHRRLRLLSLTRSRSQRLERRHNGAFRIVADSTAGAGADAFSGWSDSEHVEDSVDSRRSGWFGGIIRAGSVGLVLVAGLSFAAMSIGNQSTARTKQQLEPLTALQEVLLASDNETDKSEENESKKGIRKDLLSPSEFNATSTDNKLENDNGSYLVDGYIYNGNVAANTAPIQEDLQNVSALDGMPIGTGLTPISPKLPESEVAGGPIFAPSLRKSESNLDIGSPEATSETKENLFNVKETIDTNLSDPINLNNDIDEGKLGSQGKENCNTSVDSSSSSSLTNEAVTLNFSVSSKFEPILEPHSLPIDNVKTIESFPSEGNLEVNNLNESMPSEITSMSAPAHPQDEQKEIDYKEINDSKPVLESPIPRSSFSPAGIPAPSVVSAALQVHPGKVLIPAVVDQVQGQALAALQVLKVIEADAQPSGLCTRREYARWLVSASGVLSRNSVSKVYPAMYIENVTELAFDDITPEDPDFSSIQGLAEAGLISSTLSNKDLLNDDLGPFYFSPESPLSRQDLVSWKMALEKRQLPEADKKILYQISGFIDIAKINPDAWPAVVADVSAGEQGIIALAFGCTRLFQPNKPVTKAQVAVALATGEAFDLVNEELARIEAESMAEKAVSAHNALVAEVEKDVNASFEKELLIEKEKIDAVEKMAEETMHELERLRAEREAQNMALMKDRAAIDSEMEVLSRLRREVEEQLESLMNNKVEISYEKEVINKLRKETEDESQEVVRLQHELEVERKALSMASS
- the LOC107901788 gene encoding uncharacterized protein isoform X1, with product MASTTVTLSPSSPQLRLALRCRNSVEPRALLVGAWTTNLDSHRRLRLLSLTRSRSQRLERRHNGAFRIVADSTAGAGADAFSGWSDSEHVEDSVDSRRSGWFGGIIRAGSVGLVLVAGLSFAAMSIGNQSTARTKQQLEPLTALQEVLLASDNETDKSEENESKKGIRKDLLSPSEFNATSTDNKLENDNGSYLVDGYIYNGNVAANTAPIQEDLQNVSALDGMPIGTGLTPISPKLPESEVAGGPIFAPSLRKSESNLDIGSPEATSETKENLFNVKETIDTNLSDPINLNNDIDEGKLGSQGKENCNTSVDSSSSSSLTNEAVTLNFSVSSKFEPILEPHSLPIDNVKTIESFPSEGNLEVNNLNESMPSEITSMSAPAHPQDEQKEIDYKEINDSKPVLESPIPRSSFSPAGIPAPSVVSAALQVHPGKVLIPAVVDQVQGQALAALQVLKVIEADAQPSGLCTRREYARWLVSASGVLSRNSVSKVYPAMYIENVTELAFDDITPEDPDFSSIQGLAEAGLISSTLSNKDLLNDDLGPFYFSPESPLSRQDLVSWKMALEKRQLPEADKKILYQISGFIDIAKINPDAWPAVVADVSAGEQGIIALAFGCTRLFQPNKPVTKAQVAVALATGEAFDLVNEELARIEAESMAEKAVSAHNALVAEVEKDVNASFEKELLIEKEKIDAVEKMAEETMHELERLRAEREAQNMALMKDRAAIDSEMEVLSRLRREVEEQLESLMNNKVEISYEKEVINKLRKETEDESQEVVRLQHELEVERKALSMARAWAEDEAKRAREQAKALEEARDRWERQGIKVVVDKDLQEETIAKVTWVNVGKKVEDEVEGTVTRSEALVKKLKALASEVKGKTREFIGKIIQKIQYFISMLKEWASIASAKAGVLKDRAALSTRGSVQELQQSTAGFSLALKEGAKRVAGDCREGVGKLTQRFRT
- the LOC107901788 gene encoding uncharacterized protein isoform X2 translates to MVRSLLSGIIRAGSVGLVLVAGLSFAAMSIGNQSTARTKQQLEPLTALQEVLLASDNETDKSEENESKKGIRKDLLSPSEFNATSTDNKLENDNGSYLVDGYIYNGNVAANTAPIQEDLQNVSALDGMPIGTGLTPISPKLPESEVAGGPIFAPSLRKSESNLDIGSPEATSETKENLFNVKETIDTNLSDPINLNNDIDEGKLGSQGKENCNTSVDSSSSSSLTNEAVTLNFSVSSKFEPILEPHSLPIDNVKTIESFPSEGNLEVNNLNESMPSEITSMSAPAHPQDEQKEIDYKEINDSKPVLESPIPRSSFSPAGIPAPSVVSAALQVHPGKVLIPAVVDQVQGQALAALQVLKVIEADAQPSGLCTRREYARWLVSASGVLSRNSVSKVYPAMYIENVTELAFDDITPEDPDFSSIQGLAEAGLISSTLSNKDLLNDDLGPFYFSPESPLSRQDLVSWKMALEKRQLPEADKKILYQISGFIDIAKINPDAWPAVVADVSAGEQGIIALAFGCTRLFQPNKPVTKAQVAVALATGEAFDLVNEELARIEAESMAEKAVSAHNALVAEVEKDVNASFEKELLIEKEKIDAVEKMAEETMHELERLRAEREAQNMALMKDRAAIDSEMEVLSRLRREVEEQLESLMNNKVEISYEKEVINKLRKETEDESQEVVRLQHELEVERKALSMARAWAEDEAKRAREQAKALEEARDRWERQGIKVVVDKDLQEETIAKVTWVNVGKKVEDEVEGTVTRSEALVKKLKALASEVKGKTREFIGKIIQKIQYFISMLKEWASIASAKAGVLKDRAALSTRGSVQELQQSTAGFSLALKEGAKRVAGDCREGVGKLTQRFRT